One Candidatus Aminicenantes bacterium DNA segment encodes these proteins:
- a CDS encoding tetratricopeptide repeat protein, protein MMIPRRTTPPILIALVLAAAGLAQSAFPQTPSPESLIEAGHWRRAKAAAEAMLKANPNDPRAQFLMSRCLDAAGDLDGALALAEKASERDPRNPDGHALLAYINGRRAQGAGVLRQVGLARRIRKEAEAALALDPRHVEAHLILIEFYRQAPGIVGGDKDRARQLAEELVAIAPARGYIVQAGFLRREAGSAGKVEELYKKAVAAEPSSYQALTTLAGYYASGREKRFAEGEALAREAMRLQPDRAAAYGLLAQAYAAQARFADLEVVLREAETNVPDNPAPFLQAGRAVFQQGSDYARAEALIRKYLSRPPELGAPSHAQAWWRLGLALEKLGRKSEAVVALRKAVALDPKLEGAKRDLKRF, encoded by the coding sequence ATGATGATCCCGCGACGAACAACGCCCCCGATCCTGATCGCCCTCGTTCTGGCCGCCGCCGGCTTGGCCCAAAGCGCGTTTCCGCAAACGCCATCGCCGGAGTCTTTGATCGAAGCGGGGCATTGGCGGCGGGCCAAAGCCGCGGCCGAGGCGATGCTGAAGGCGAACCCGAACGATCCCCGAGCCCAGTTCCTGATGTCCCGCTGCCTGGACGCTGCGGGGGACCTGGATGGAGCGCTGGCCCTGGCCGAAAAGGCCTCCGAGCGCGATCCTCGAAATCCCGATGGCCACGCCTTGCTGGCCTATATTAACGGCCGACGGGCCCAGGGCGCGGGCGTCCTGAGGCAGGTTGGGCTGGCCCGGCGCATCCGCAAGGAAGCCGAGGCGGCCCTGGCGCTCGACCCGCGCCACGTCGAAGCCCATCTGATCCTGATTGAGTTCTATCGACAAGCCCCCGGCATCGTCGGCGGCGACAAGGATCGGGCCCGGCAGCTGGCCGAGGAGCTGGTCGCCATAGCCCCGGCGCGCGGATACATAGTCCAAGCGGGCTTTTTGCGGCGGGAGGCGGGTTCGGCGGGGAAAGTCGAAGAGCTTTATAAAAAGGCCGTGGCTGCCGAGCCGTCTTCATACCAGGCGCTCACGACACTGGCCGGGTATTACGCGTCCGGCCGTGAGAAACGATTCGCGGAGGGGGAAGCGCTGGCCCGCGAGGCGATGCGGCTCCAGCCCGATCGGGCGGCGGCATACGGCCTCCTGGCCCAAGCCTACGCTGCCCAAGCCCGCTTTGCGGACCTTGAAGTGGTCTTGCGGGAAGCGGAAACGAACGTCCCCGATAATCCGGCGCCTTTCCTTCAAGCCGGCCGGGCCGTCTTCCAACAGGGTTCGGATTACGCCCGGGCGGAAGCTTTGATCCGGAAATATCTTTCGCGCCCGCCCGAGCTCGGCGCCCCTTCCCACGCTCAGGCTTGGTGGCGGCTGGGCTTGGCTCTGGAAAAGCTCGGCCGGAAAAGCGAGGCGGTGGTGGCCCTCCGTAAAGCCGTGGCCCTCGATCCGAAGCTCGAGGGGGCCAAACGGGACCTTAAGCGGTTCTGA
- a CDS encoding toast rack family protein, with the protein MTVSKSLTLGLLALGLAIAPACVINDGGSGPMQERVERIPLEGLDSAEIALNLSAGQLTVRGSDGADLVAGTFRYNRTRLEPGIDYSKTGSRGRVIIRHRRRGMSLFGRIRNTWDLELSKRVPLDLDVDCGAGESNLDLRGLDLRSLTIDMGVGALRADLTGERTRSLDVSVDGGVGEATLDLPASVGVRVDIDGGLGSIHAPGFAKAGHIYTNEAWGKTAASISVSIDAGIGSVNLKLR; encoded by the coding sequence ATGACAGTATCCAAATCCTTGACTCTCGGGCTTCTCGCCCTCGGCTTGGCGATCGCACCCGCTTGCGTCATCAACGACGGGGGAAGCGGGCCGATGCAGGAGCGGGTCGAACGCATCCCGCTGGAGGGCCTCGATTCGGCCGAGATCGCCCTTAATCTCTCGGCCGGGCAATTGACGGTCCGCGGCTCCGACGGGGCCGACCTCGTGGCCGGCACCTTCCGCTACAACCGGACCCGGCTCGAGCCGGGCATCGACTACAGCAAGACCGGAAGCCGGGGCCGGGTCATCATCCGCCATCGCCGGCGGGGGATGTCCTTGTTCGGCCGCATCCGGAACACTTGGGACTTGGAGCTGAGCAAGCGCGTCCCGCTCGATCTGGACGTGGATTGCGGGGCCGGGGAATCCAACCTCGACTTGCGTGGTCTCGACCTTCGCTCCTTGACGATCGACATGGGCGTCGGCGCCCTGCGGGCGGACCTGACCGGCGAGCGGACCCGTAGCCTGGATGTGTCCGTGGACGGCGGCGTCGGCGAGGCGACTTTGGACTTGCCCGCCTCCGTCGGCGTGCGGGTCGATATCGACGGCGGTCTCGGCTCCATCCATGCTCCCGGCTTCGCCAAGGCCGGCCACATTTACACCAACGAGGCCTGGGGCAAGACCGCGGCTTCGATCAGCGTCTCGATCGACGCCGGCATCGGCAGCGTCAATCTGAAGCTCCGCTGA
- a CDS encoding HU family DNA-binding protein, translating into MAKAMTKSQIVAGVAEAAGITKKQAVAAVEGLVAMAYKNAKNGFTVPGLGKLVLVNRKARMGRNPATGAAIKIPAKRVVKFRVAKACKDAILG; encoded by the coding sequence ATGGCAAAAGCAATGACGAAGAGCCAGATCGTGGCCGGTGTCGCTGAAGCGGCAGGCATCACCAAGAAGCAGGCGGTCGCCGCCGTCGAAGGGCTGGTCGCGATGGCTTACAAGAACGCCAAGAACGGCTTTACGGTTCCCGGTCTGGGCAAGCTCGTTCTGGTAAACCGCAAAGCTCGTATGGGCCGCAACCCGGCCACCGGCGCCGCGATCAAGATCCCGGCCAAGCGCGTCGTGAAATTCCGCGTCGCCAAGGCCTGCAAGGACGCGATCCTCGGCTGA
- a CDS encoding twin-arginine translocation signal domain-containing protein: MTTRRDFLKTALIAGAAWPRFQEWGQGGRGRMRAPIDASQIPPYRTKIIPMDRWTALKADFEKVRQGDGLSRHKLFRASLEALDFGLPADFKDARSVVVAATFAKSATADFRHNGQSHRILVPFQYYEDEWTPEKLKSVIQADLLKEPGRKLSDISKRVPLKYLAGRSGLGRFGRNNLIFVDGMGSYNLLHAFVTDAKPAADPDVELEILDECRHCHMCDRICPTSCLSRTNFIVDAGRCLTLFNENSGDFPNIFLPSMHHVLMGCLKCQSACPENSRIPELTATLEGVSEEETKAILKGTPSEALKQSLKKRLRLFPAVKPADFGPILKRNLGALIRA; encoded by the coding sequence ATGACGACCCGACGGGATTTTCTGAAGACCGCGCTCATCGCCGGAGCGGCTTGGCCCCGATTCCAAGAGTGGGGTCAGGGCGGCCGCGGCCGGATGCGGGCGCCGATCGATGCCTCCCAGATTCCCCCCTACCGCACCAAGATCATCCCGATGGACCGCTGGACGGCTCTGAAAGCCGATTTTGAAAAGGTCCGCCAGGGCGACGGCCTCAGCCGGCACAAGCTGTTTCGCGCCTCGCTCGAGGCCCTCGACTTCGGGCTGCCCGCCGACTTTAAAGACGCCCGGTCGGTCGTCGTCGCGGCCACGTTCGCCAAGTCGGCCACGGCCGATTTCCGGCACAATGGCCAGAGCCACCGCATCCTGGTTCCGTTCCAGTATTACGAGGACGAATGGACGCCGGAAAAGCTGAAATCGGTCATCCAGGCGGACCTCCTCAAGGAGCCCGGCCGGAAGCTGTCCGACATTTCCAAGCGCGTCCCGCTAAAATATCTGGCCGGCCGCAGCGGGCTGGGCCGCTTCGGACGCAACAACCTGATCTTCGTCGACGGGATGGGCAGCTATAACCTCCTCCATGCCTTCGTCACCGATGCCAAGCCGGCCGCGGACCCCGACGTCGAGCTCGAGATCCTTGACGAATGCCGCCATTGCCATATGTGCGACCGCATCTGCCCGACCTCATGCCTGAGCCGGACGAATTTCATCGTGGACGCGGGGCGCTGCCTGACGCTGTTCAACGAGAATTCCGGCGACTTTCCCAATATCTTCCTGCCCAGCATGCACCACGTCCTGATGGGCTGCCTGAAGTGCCAGTCCGCCTGTCCCGAAAACAGCCGCATCCCCGAACTGACGGCGACGCTGGAGGGAGTTTCGGAGGAGGAGACTAAGGCGATCCTCAAAGGGACGCCGAGCGAGGCGCTGAAGCAGTCTCTGAAAAAGCGGCTCCGCCTCTTCCCGGCCGTCAAGCCCGCCGACTTCGGACCCATCCTGAAGCGGAATCTGGGCGCTCTGATCCGGGCTTAA